A single window of Dermochelys coriacea isolate rDerCor1 chromosome 2, rDerCor1.pri.v4, whole genome shotgun sequence DNA harbors:
- the LOC119852328 gene encoding NAC-alpha domain-containing protein 1-like isoform X1, with amino-acid sequence MPGESAKAEGALLQTDPGGLCPAEADGSRNASSTSTPSGASSPLSALTPVQVSLTAAPDCTSPAAMDPTLCSPGALAFLPAKKEDRPQPEGASCDMAVGSSPAGLAALSECGQVLLETPPKACAAPKGFQEALSVDMLDTRIVMGEETQCSRDKTDAGVEPHSSLLDTKAPVSEAAVTESLVADAREESSEEENQILESSSEAAGKLSAQATPGESPCPKPRDNRQVCLYQPPGLLPWEPEEPSVTIKEKLFSQGESMADVPSPSPVPAKDPPDELAEAGHLQPPQVKPVLDPDLYFTAPSTPIKTVYSHLKHLPYTKDSLSEEQSDMDNEGLCSPPTSPSGSYITAEGGSWASSGTSSTSPSCSPNLIAESETIEASTAYGESLSELELSEEPAQYARSSCLSPELLEEEEGDLSLDRLSSGNTALPSVPAEEEGNGQTMPEEWDSEIATSIAWVPHTTELEDPGELLPVQDKDLPQPGGDSGDETEPLKSTVARQLLKVDVFTSDTAGANLGAMDAAKEPLESSLLSCSPIPLPGLQSESSSVSGASCSSDTETPSSLQAETTGSSAELPSDFTDNDQMIPATLLPFHGSLIFEAESLEITLFPQGESVENVVYGAEEDDSTSASFLHSLSENSINEGVDESFVYQDDTSQSSNSTSYNGEADERLYSTEQYAVVTPLAQEGEKPAVEDSEPVASRSGSESEMETSSDASDTDEEYTAFSALDMELAAVPHTEVEVGFEPEGNVAHQDELEGTMEEEEGEAERQPPAQSEGMPKLAAIAEPKAAPVGEHSDSEDSPGSSSVSATGCSWSPSLKPDSTTSSEESAPRAESDRAGDSPGNTGSSSESSLEHQSSLSDIQEALEKGLPSSGECLITCFDTDEEMEAFPGLEVVLENTEPISQSATAEVCGAPWRGGDGRGSVIPLPWKQKPAPTELAEPTARKASDASMFEIGTKLKESEAHLLELLDQDSTSLGGRREDHFEAQLGASDDTSLEQPEVARADSEPAGECLIACFSSSEEELEEAASLDQVNNNEEQGELFLEANLDSLPPLGQNDTQPNVLTETASHNKPTLAVVVDQQQEPPLPPGDAESQSLDLHAMQKGLQELQRRLDGSSQLFRQQECGELDMSSESEIETYVKRYFSTTEFSLLPQATATPESTEPTWGQEALGKELALANSSIPEPVWLCSGTETKDSNSREPQLDKSIPASPGSWMPAEMNSRTDQNQEELKASTEEKQLATEAVESDLESKFGVSPVTAMEEIQPKVAAQALESLGEPVEMVTPAPCSGTVNYDLQTRSAEGATDASVSGSEAYSQTDSVLAQVFPLGDQLEMESPTVAALGQTLPKPGAQALQAPHVCSLDPDVPELRDSNMNLLKTAGSESPWEPEHGAGEDQDLSVSTSCSENVMLKGGMENADAEEMAKKTEDQPNHDKLPGGKGTSNQEQWVDSTQLPQEAKAAAKDEPATPQESESLGSMLEEEALISEATSEEGVCLTDEEREAEAQPEESWPGTPLPKGEREVELAESAEAASEGSSSSFSDDLPSGDSLEGRQTPGRAALGLDDKTTTADSTWEELDKAASSRGSSPEPPDTTWAFMHTDSSFFMLSEESTGEITRLVESKSSQTWRELDAPEQAVSQLTEQQEGDIPTELKEAVLQPEYLHMGICSRDSPSLLVHSPSGVSSAEHGPAPESPEHSLALCLHYSSLQEAPHSTHSECTRLRADMLVPSNQLLLFTASEEEIYIGKPAVPGQPPAEAGDSCPSTNLEAEGPAEYSGPTKTGPDSMESTAVVAESLSVSLGLLEPSGALLENSADPPAASLEWQQITAMLQGSFGNLQASQLKVGPLCPASIQMVTEAQSVLASLKERVLECASEATTDSSEANKAQEGVAKAQPEPEMPTLELTTGTISPQPSEDQGAQQLSEAESSSEQAQLESICEMPLAAEGMPSPVLLTSSVGSSESATPVLEKQDLSAEEDSGLHSEGPLEEEAVQASSGTHAKDQDQRSPSLEEPTELGILPREEEPRESPGEAGVDGAMPEASQAGHLKSPQHPADKGNQQSQIPLEDTESNRENETHPTTEATSPLMLCSSPSPEPSAASLASDSQPPKSSPPELCPIPVAAPLQTGRPASPETAVEDSPSPEPSAASLASDSQPPESSPPEPCPIPVAAPLQPGRPASPETAVEDSPSPEPSAASLASDSQPPESPPPEPCPITVAAPLQTGRPASPETAVEDSPSPEPSAASLASDSQPPESSPPEPCPIPVAAPLQPGRPASPETAVEDSPSPEPSAASLASDSQPPESPPPEPCPITVAAPLQTGRPASPETAVEDSPSPEPSAASLASDSQPPESPPPEPCPIPVAAPLQPGWPASPEAAVEDAPSPLPCSELIEVPPALSFPPPCSEDPIQGQKDTSGLPASEVLSVAEVTRAEDQPSLPLDSRKYLEALESSASPVPCRDPFPSSRDSRGRPQLPGNKDARGRGSASAEERRAHRGSIQSESSSSSESELPYRCPEIESLQEAAGMTLLEDKPPVGQRSCEVNHKGSCNDSESNDESIPELEEPDVSEPRTAQTQAQLTHSLSTGEETISKAKQSRSEKKARKAMSKLGLRQIHGVTRITIRKSKNILFVITKPDVFKSPASDIYIVFGEAKIEDLSQQVHKAAAEKFKVPMEHSPLITETAPALTIKEESEEEEEVDETGLEVRDIELVMAQANVSRPKAVRALRHNNNDIVNAIMELTM; translated from the exons ATGGCTCTCGGAATGCCTCCAGCACTTCCACCCCCAGTGGTGCCTCTTCACCCCTCTCCGCCCTGACTCCAGTGCAGGTCTCCCTGACAGCAGCCCCTGATTGTACAAGCCCTGCTGCCATGGACCCCACCCTCTGCAGCCCAGGAGCCCTGGCCTTCCTGCCGGCCAAGAAAGAGGACAGGCCCCAGCCAGAAGGAGCCAGCTGTGACATGGCTGTTGGAAGCTCCCCCGCTGGCCTGGCCGCACTGAGCGAGTGTGGCCAGGTCCTGCTGGAAACACCTCCCAAAGCTTGTGCGGCCCCCAAAGGCTTCCAGGAAGCGCTGAGCGTGGATATGCTGGACACCAGGAttgtgatgggggaggagacCCAGTGCAGCCGTGACAAGACGGACGCAGGGGTGGAGCCGCACAGCTCTCTGCTGGACACCAAGGCTCCTGTGTCTGAGGCAGCCGTCACTGAAAGCCTCGTGGCTGATGCCAGAGAGGAGTCAAGTGAGGAGGAAAATCAGATCCTAGAGAGCAGCTCCGAGGCTGCTGGGAAACTCTCTGCccaggccacaccaggggaatctccctgccccaaacccaGAGACAACAGGCAAGTGTGTCTCTATCAGCCTCCTGGTCTGCTACCCTGGGAGCCCGAAGAGCCAAGCGTGACGATAAAGGAGAAGTTGTTTTCTCAGGGTGAAAGCATGGCTGACGTGCCTTCCCCATCTCCCGTGCCTGCCAAAGACCCCCCCGATGAGCTGGCCGAGGCAGGGCACTTGCAACCCCCACAGGTCAAACCAGTCCTGGATCCAGACCTGTACTTCACAGCCCCATCAACGCCCATCAAAACAGTCTACTCCCACCTCAAGCACCTCCCCTACACCAAGGACAGCCTGAGCGAGGAGCAGAGCGATATGGACAATGAAGGGCTGTGCTCCCCACCCACCTCTCCATCAGGGTCCTACATCACCGCCGAGGGGGGCAGCTGGGCCTCCTCAGGCACCTCCAGCACGTCCCCATCTTGTTCTCCCAACCTGATCGCTGAGTCGGAGACCATAGAAGCCTCAACTGCTTATGGGGAATCCCTGTCGGAGCTGGAGCTTTCTGAGGAGCCGGCTCAATATGCCAGGAGCTCCTGTCTGTCTCCTgagctgctggaggaggaggaaggtgacCTGTCTTTGGACAGACTCTCCTCTGGAAACACGGCTCTGCCTTCAGTGCCggcagaggaggaagggaatGGTCAGACCATGCCAGAAGAGTGGGACTCTGAAATTGCTACCTCTATTGCATGGGTCCCTCACACCACAGAGCTGGAGGATCCAGGtgagctgctgccagttcaggacaaggacctgccccagccaggaggagaCTCTGGGGATGAAACAGAGCCACTGAAAAGCactgtggccaggcagctccttAAGGTGGATGTCTTCACCTCTGACACAGCTGGTGCCAACCTGGGGGCCATGGATGCAGCAAAAGAGCCCCTGGAGTCCAGCCTGTTGTCCTGTTCCCCCATCCCCTTGCCAGGCCTCCAGTCAGAGTCCAGCAGTGTGTCTGGGGCAAGCTGCTCATCGGACACAGAGACACCCAGCAGCCTGCAGGCCGAGACCACCGGCTCCTCAGCAGAGCTCCCATCAGACTTCACAGACAACGACCAGATGATCCCTGCCACGCTGCTGCCCTTTCACGGGAGCCTGATCTTCGAGGCTGAGTCGCTGGAGATAACACTGTTTCCCCAGGGCGAGTCCGTGGAGAACGTTGTCTATGGGGCAGAGGAAGACGACAGCACCTCCGCCTCCTTCCTGCACTCTCTGTCGGAGAACTCCATCAACGAGGGCGTGGATGAGTCCTTCGTCTACCAAGATGACACTTCCCAGTCCTCCAACTCCACCTCCTATAACGGCGAGGCGGATGAGCGGCTGTACAGCACCGAGCAATATGCTGTGGTGACCCCCTTGGCTCAGGAAGGGGAGAAGCCAGCTGTGGAGGACTCTGAGCCAGTAGCCTCCCGCTCAGGCAGCGAGAGCGAGATGGAGACGTCATCAGATGCCTCTGACACCGATGAGGAATACACAGCTTTCTCAGCTCTGGACATGGAGCTGGCTGCAGTCCCCCACACAGAAGTGGAGGTCGGGTTTGAGCCAGAGGGCAATGTGGCTCACCAGGATGAGCTGGAGGGAAccatggaggaggaagaaggggaggcAGAGAGGCAGCCACCAGCCCAAAGTGAGGGGATGCCAAAATTGGCAGCAATCGCCGAACCCAAGGCAGCACCAGTGGGTGAACACAGCGACTCTGAAGACAGCCCAGGAAGCAGCAGTGTCTCGGCcacaggctgcagctggagcccctctCTGAAACCAGACAGTACAACATCCTCCGAGGAATCTGCTCCAAGAGCCGAATCTGACCGGGCGGGTGACTCTCCGGGGAATACTGGCTCCTCCTCAGAGAGCTCCCTAGAGCACCAGTCCTCACTGTCGGACATCCAGGAGGCCCTGGAGAAAGGACTCCCCAGTTCAGGAGAGTGCCTAATTACCTGCTTTGATACAGACGAGGAGATGGAGGCCTTCCCTGGGCTGGAGGTAGTCTTGGAGAACACAGAGCCAATAAGTCAGTCGGCTACTGCTGAAGTGTGTGGGGCaccatggagaggtggggatgggaggggatcTGTGATACCCTTGCCATGGAAACAGAAGCCAGCTCCCACTGAGCTCGCTGAGCCTACTGCCAGGAAAGCCAGTGATGCCTCTATGTTTGAGATAGGCACCAAGCTGAAGGAGTCTGAAGCGCATCTCCTGGAGCTCCTAGACCAGGACAGCACttctctgggagggaggagggaagatcACTTTGAGGCCCAACTGGGAGCCTCCGATGACACCAGCTTGGAACAGCCTGAAGTGGCCAGAGCTGACAGTGAGCCAGCAGGAGAGTGCTTGATCGCCTGCTTCTCCTCCtctgaggaggagctggaggaggccGCCTCTCTCGATCAAGTCAACAACAATGAGGAACAAGGGGAGCTGTTCTTGGAAGCCAACCTGGATTCCTTGCCCCCTCTGGGACAAAATGACACACAGCCAAACGTGCTCACAGAAACAGCCAGCCACAACAAGCCCACATTGGCTGTGGTGGTGGATCAGCAACAGGAGCCCCCTCTCCCACCTGGGGATgcagagtcccagagcctggaccTCCATGCGATGCAGAAAGGCCTGCAGGAACTCCAGAGGAGGCTGGATGGGAGCAGCCAGCTCTTCAGGCAGCAGGAGTGTGGGGAGCTGGACATGAGCTCAGAGTCTGAGATAGAGACCTATGTGAAAAGGTATTTCAGCACAACAGAGTTTTCACTGCTCCCTCAGGCCACAGCAACTCCAGAGAGCACTGAACCAACCTGGGGGCAAGAAGCTCTAGGCAAGGAGTTGGCCCTGGCAAACAGCAGCATCCCTGAGCCAGTCTGGCTATGCTCAGGGACAGAGACCAAAGACTCCAACTCAAGAGAACCTCAACTGGACAAGAGcatccctgcctctcctggcagCTGGATGCCAGCAGAAATGAACAGCAGAACAGACCAGAATCAAGAGGAGCTCAAGGCAAGCACAGAAGAGAAGCAGCTCGCCACTGAGGCTGTAGAATCTGACTTGGAGTCCAAGTTTGGTGTCTCACCTGTCACTGCGATGGAAGAGATCCAGCCAAAGGTGGCTGCTCAGGCTCTGGAGAGCCTGGGAGAACCTGTGGAAATGGTAACTCCAGCTCCCTGTTCAGGCACAGTCAACTATGACTTGCAGACCAGATCTGCTGAGGGAGCCACTGATGCATCTGTATCAGGAAGTGAGGCATACAGCCAAACAGATTCTGTCTTGGCTCAGGTTTTCCCCCTAGGAGACCAACTTGAAATGGAATCTCCCACTGTAGCTGCTCTAGGCCAAACCCTGCCCAAACCAGGGGCTCAAGCGCTCCAGGCCCCGCATGTCTGCAGCTTGGATCCAGATGTGCCTGAGTTGAGGGACAGCAACATGAATCTACTGAAAACAGCTGGCTCAGAGTCTCCCTGGGAGCCTGAGCATGGTGCTGGAGAGGATCAAGACTTGTCTGTCTCAACAAGCTGCAGCGAGAACGTCATGCTTAAGGGGGGAATGGAGAACGCTGATGCAGAAGAAATGGCCAAGAAAACTGAAGACCAGCCCAACCATGACAAGCTGCCTGGTGGGAAGGGGACCTCTAACCAAGAGCAGTGGGTGGATAGTACCCAGCTTCCTCAGGAAGCAAAGGCTGCTGCAAAAgatgagccagccactccacaGGAGAGCGAGAGTCTCGGCAGCATGCTGGAAGAGGAAGCGCTTATCTCTGAGGCTACATCCGAAGAAGGGGTCTGCCTCACCGATGAGGAGAGGGAGGCTGAGGCTCAGCCTGAAGAGAGTTGGCCAGGAACTCCCCTGCCCAAAGGAGAGAGGGAGGTGGAGCTGGCAGAAAGTGCAGAGGCAGCTTCCGAAGGCAGCTCTTCATCATTCAGTGATGACCTGCCCAGTGGAGACTCACTGGAAGGCAGACAAACACCAGGCCGTGCAGCACTTGGTCTTGACGACAAGACCACCACTGCGGACTCTACATGGGAGGAACTTGACAAGGCTGCTTCCTCCAGAGGATCCTCCCCAGAGCCACCGGACACCACATGGGCCTTCATGCACACTGATTCCAGCTTCTTCATGCTCTCTgaggagagcacaggagagatcaCCAGGCTGGTTGAGTCAAAATCCTCCCAGACATGGAGAGAACTGGATGCTCCAGAACAAGCGGTGAGCCAGTTGACAGAGCAGCAAGAGGGTGACATTCCAACAGAGCTGAAGGAAGCAGTCCTACAACCAGAATATCTCCACATGGGCATCTGCAGCAGAGACTCTCCATCACTGCTCGTGCACAGCCCCTCAGGGGTCTCTTCAGCTGAGCATGGCCCAGCCCCAGAGTCCCCTGAGCACAGTCTGGCTCTGTGTTTGCACTATTCCTCCCTGCAAGAAGCTCCACATTCCACTCACTCAGAGTGTACCAGACTAAGAGCTGACATGCTGGTGCCTAGCAatcagctgctgctcttcacTGCTTCTGAGGAGGAGATCTACATAGGCAAGCCTGCTGTTCCTGGCCAGCCCCCCGCAGAGGCTGGGGACAGCTGTCCTAGCACAAACCTGGAAGCGGAGGGTCCTGCTGAATATTCAGGGCCAACAAAAACAGGCCCTGACTCAATGGAATCCACAGCCGTTGTTGCAGAAAGCCTGTCGGTCAGCCTTGGATTGCTTGAGCCATCAGGTGCCTTGCTGGAGAACTCTGCTGACCCACCAGCAGCATCTCTCGAATGGCAGCAAATCACAGCCATGTTACAAGGCTCCTTCGGGAACCTCCAGGCCTCCCAGCTCAAAGTGGGGCCTCTTTGTCCTGCAAGCATCCAGATGGTGACAGAAGCACAAAGTGTCCTTGCCAGCCTCAAGGAGAGGGTCTTGGAGTGCGCCTCAGAGGCCACCACAGACTCCTCAGAGGCCAACAAAGCACAAGAGGGGGTGGCCAAAGCTCAGCCTGAACCTGAAATGCCGACTCTCGAACTCACCACTGGCACAATCTCTCCTCAGCCCAGCGAGGAccagggtgctcagcagctctctgaggcagagagcagtTCAGAACAAGCACAACTGGAGAGCATCTGTGAGATGCCACTTGCAGCAGAGGGGATGCCCAGCCCTGTACTACTCACTTCCTCTGTTGGCAGCAGTGAGTCTGCAACCCCTGTGCTAGAGAAACAGGATCTCTCAGCAGAGGAAGACTCCGGCCTGCATAGTGAAGGGCCCTTGGAGGAAGAGGCAGTCCAGGCTTCCTCTGGAACTCATGCCAAAGACCAGGACCAGAGGTCACCAAGCCTGGAGGAGCCTACAGAGCTGGGGATCTTGCCCAGGGAGGAAGAGCCCAGGGAGAGCCCTGGGGAGGCAGGTGTAGATGGTGCCATGCCAGAGGCCAGCCAAGCAGGACACCTGAAGAGTCCACAGCATCCAGCAGACAAGGGTAATCAGCAAAGCCAAATCCCACTGGAAGATACTGAAAGCAACAGAGAGAATGAGACACATCCAACTACAGAAGCAACCAGTCCATTGATGCTctgttcctctccttctcctgagCCCTCAGCAGCATCCCTGGCAAGTGATTCCCAGCCTCCCAAGTCTTCTCCACCGGAGCTTTGCCCCATCCCTGTGGCGGCTCCCCTCCAGACAGGTCGGCCTGCCTCTCCTGAAACCGCTGTGGAGGATTCGCCTTCTCCTGAGCCCTCAGCAGCGTCCCTGGCAAGTGATTCCCAGCCTCCCGAGTCGTCTCCACCAGAGCCTTGCCCCATCCCTGTGGCGGCTCCCCTCCAGCCAGGTCGGCCTGCCTCTCCTGAAACCGCTGTGGAGGATTCGCCTTCTCCTGAGCCCTCAGCAGCGTCCCTGGCAAGTGATTCCCAGCCTCCCGAGTCTCCTCCACCGGAGCCTTGCCCCATCACTGTGGCGGCTCCCCTCCAGACAGGTCGGCCTGCCTCTCCTGAAACCGCTGTGGAGGATTCGCCTTCTCCTGAGCCCTCAGCAGCGTCCCTGGCAAGTGATTCCCAGCCTCCCGAGTCGTCTCCACCGGAGCCTTGCCCCATCCCTGTGGCGGCTCCCCTCCAGCCAGGTCGGCCTGCCTCTCCTGAAACCGCTGTGGAGGATTCGCCTTCTCCTGAGCCCTCAGCAGCGTCCCTGGCAAGTGATTCCCAGCCTCCCGAGTCTCCTCCACCGGAGCCTTGCCCCATCACTGTGGCGGCTCCCCTCCAGACAGGTCGGCCTGCCTCTCCTGAAACCGCTGTGGAGGATTCGCCTTCTCCTGAGCCCTCAGCAGCGTCCCTGGCAAGTGATTCCCAGCCTCCCGAGTCTCCTCCACCGGAGCCTTGCCCCATCCCTGTGGCGGCTCCCCTCCAGCCAGGTTGGCCTGCCTCTCCTGAAGCCGCTGTGGAGGATGCACCTTCCCCTCTTCCTTGCTCTGAACTCATAGAAGTGCCTCCTGCTTTATCCTTCCCACCACCATGCTCGGAGGATCCTATCCAAGGCCAAAAAGACACCTCAGGTCTCCCAGCATCTGAAGTGCTCTCAGTCGCAGAGGTCACCCGTGCTGAAGACCAGCCATCTCTCCCACTGGATTCCAGGAAATACTTGGAAG CTCTGGAGAGCTCTGCATCCCCAGTCCCATGCAGAgaccccttccccagcagcagagATTCCCGAGGGAGACCCCAGCTCCCAGGGAACAAAGATGCCAGAGGGAGGGGTTCTGCATCCGCAGAAGAGAGGCGAGCCCACCGCGGCTCCATCCAGTCAGAGTCAAGCTCTTCCAGTGAGAGCGAGCTGCCCTACCGCTGCCCAGAGATCGAGAGCCTGCAGGAGGCGGCTGGCATGACACTGCTGGAGGACAAGCCGCCAGTGGGACAGAGAAGCTGTGAAGTTAACCATAAAG GCTCTTGTAACGATTCAGAGAGCAACGACGAGTCTATTCCGGAGCTGGAGGAGCCGGATGTCTCAGAACCCCGGACAGCTCAGACTCAG GCGCAGCTAACACACTCGCTGAGCACTGGGGAGGAAACCATCAGCAAAGCCAAGCAGAGCCGGAGTGAGAAGAAAGCCAGAAAG GCCATGTCCAAGCTGGGGCTGCGTCAGATTCACGGCGTCACCAGGATCACGATCCGGAAGTCCAAGAACATCCTGTTTGTGATCACCAAGCCGGACGTGTTCAAGAGCCCAGCTTCCGACATCTACATCGTGTTTGGAGAGGCCAAG ATTGAAGACCTGTCGCAGCAGGTGCACAAGGCAGCTGCAGAGAAGTTCAAGGTGCCGATGGAGCACTCGCCTTTGATCACAGAAACAGCCCCGGCCCTCACTATCAAGGAGGAgagtgaggaagaagaggag gttgATGAGACCGGCCTGGAGGTGAGAGATATCGAGCTGGTGATGGCCCAGGCCAACGTGTCGCGTCCCAAAGCCGTGCGGGCACTCAGACACAACAACAATGATATCGTCAACGCCATCATG GAGCTGACCATGTAG